From Miscanthus floridulus cultivar M001 chromosome 15, ASM1932011v1, whole genome shotgun sequence, the proteins below share one genomic window:
- the LOC136509390 gene encoding uncharacterized protein: MPPRQARRAPAMDLDLAVQVTCPPAPGEDFAFVTTETDAAFLVLAHLPGYAKDEIEVRVGQAGTEVAVACARKDAFTVDAAVGRLRVAHRQVVEGFRRVFDVPPGADVARITVGFDEDDALLVVILPKLLRRRPDTPDDGDGRDEEEEARLDVESDSDDSGVDVEEELDLGGDEASSLELEHEDWIDVESEPEPPPPPPPPRDVPVVTELPVVTDVAVETPVPVATDVAVETPVLVVTDVAVETPVPVVTDVAVETPVEVEEEDRDVPVETPVEVEAEPRVVDIECDVVFEPPAEPEPLVETPIEVLWPPHREPDPPADVPQPPVDIPCDVESKPPEPAVVQEPEEPKPPPPPPPPAEEPVEEPPGGEEEEERVQEPPTEEPVQEEPPAEAPAEEQEPVQEPQPVEAPAEEPVQEPPAEEPVQEQPPAEAPAEEPVEEPPGGEEEEERVQEPPTEEPVQEEPPAEAPAEEQEPVQEPQPVEAPAEEPVQEPPAEEPVQEQPPAEAPAEEPVPQPPTEEPAVELPKPATPPAAESSGGTTTESEESSSSDGEGNNQNGAKKKRGNKGGGGRGRGRRRRRRHGGFRLGLVVGPALILLALAVAAARRRRQQQQAR, translated from the exons ATGCCGCCGAGGCAAGCCAGGCGGGCGCCAGCCATGGACCTCGACCTCGCCGTGCAAGTCACCTGCCCGCCCGCGCCCGGCGAGGACTTCGCCTTCGTCACCACCGAGACCGACGCCGCCTTCCTCGTCCTCGCCCACCTCCCTG GCTACGCCAAGGATGAGATCGAGGTGCGCGTGGGCCAGGCCGGcacggaggtggcggtggcgtgCGCGAGGAAGGACGCCTTCACGGTGGACGCCGCGGTGGGGAGGCTCCGTGTGGCGCACCGCCAGGTGGTGGAGGGGTTCCGCCGAGTCTTCGACGTGCCGCCGGGCGCCGATGTGGCCCGGATCACCGTCGGCTTCGACGAGGACGACGCCCTGCTCGTCGTCATCTTGCCcaagctgctgcggcggcggccggaCACGCCGGACGACGGCGACGGtcgcgacgaggaggaggaggcgcggcTCGACGTCGAGAGCGACAGCGACGACAGCGGCGTCGACGTCGAGGAGGAGCTCGACCTCGGCGGCGACGAGGCGTCCAGCCTCGAGCTCGAGCACGAGGATTGGATCGACGTCGAGTCGGAGCccgagccgccaccgccgccgcctccgccgcgcgACGTGCCGGTCGTCACGGAGCTGCCGGTGGTCACGGACGTGGCGGTGGAGACTCCGGTGCCGGTGGCCACGGACGTGGCGGTGGAGACTCCGGTGCTTGTCGTCACGGACGTGGCGGTGGAGACTCCGGTGCCGGTGGTCACGGACGTGGCCGTGGAGACTCCCGtggaggtagaggaggaggacCGCGACGTGCCCGTGGAGACGCCGGTGGAGGTGGAGGCCGAGCCGCGGGTGGTCGACATCGAGTGCGACGTCGTGTTCGAGCCGCCGGCGGAGCCGGAGCCGCTGGTGGAGACGCCGATCGAAGTGCTCTGGCCGCCGCACCGCGAGCCCGACCCGCCGGCCGACGTGCCGCAGCCTCCAGTGGACATACCCTGCGACGTGGAGTCGAAGCCGCCAGAGCCGGCCGTCGTGCAGGAGCCCGAGGAgccgaagccgccgccgccgccgccgccgccagcagaAGAACCTGTGGAAGAGCCGCCGgggggtgaagaagaagaagaacgtgtgCAAGAGCCGCCGACGGAAGAACCTGTGCAAGAAGAGCCGCCCGCTGAGGCGCCGGCTGAAGAACAAGAACCCGTGCAAGAGCCGCAGCCGGTCGAGGCGCCGGCCGAGGAACCTGTGCAGGAGCCACCCGCCGAGGAGCCGGTGCAAGAGCAGCCACCGGCTGAGGCGCCGGCCGAAGAACCTGTGGAAGAGCCGCCGgggggtgaagaagaagaagaacgtgtgCAAGAGCCGCCGACGGAAGAACCTGTGCAAGAAGAGCCGCCCGCTGAGGCGCCGGCTGAAGAACAAGAACCCGTGCAAGAGCCGCAGCCGGTCGAGGCGCCGGCCGAGGAACCTGTGCAGGAGCCACCCGCCGAGGAGCCGGTGCAAGAGCAGCCACCGGCTGAGGCGCCGGCCGAAGAACCTGTGCCTCAGCCGCCCACCGAAGAGCCCGCGGTGGAGCTTCCAAAGCCAGCGACGCCACCAGCAGCAGAGAGTTCGGGAGGGACGACGACCGAGTCGGAAGAAAGCAGCAGCTCTGACGGTGAGGGAAACAACCAAAACGGTGCCAAGAAAAAACGCGGCAAcaagggaggaggaggacgagggcggggccggcggcggcgacggcgacacgGCGGGTTCCGTCTCGGCTTGGTGGTCGGCCCTGCGCTGATCCTGCTCGCGCTCGCGGTGGCCGCggccaggcggcggcggcagcagcagcaagcccGGTGA
- the LOC136507304 gene encoding auxin-induced protein X10A-like: MAAWTTRKASTTTNEAGFFTRDDDEQRKIRAPKGYLPIVLVRDDDEGGAGTTETRALVRVSGLKEPCMAALLEAAEEQFGYGQQGVLKVPCDAQRFHHVVNMARKSPKY, translated from the coding sequence ATGGCCGCTTGGACAACAAGGAAGGCGAGCACCACCACCAACGAGGCCGGTTTCTTCACTCGCGACGACGACGAGCAGAGGAAGATTAGGGCCCCGAAAGGGTACCTCCCCATAGTGCTGGTCCGCGACGACGACGAGGGCGGTGCAGGGACGACGGAGACGAGGGCGCTGGTGCGTGTGAGCGGCCTCAAGGAGCCGTGCATGGCTGCGTTGCTGGAGGCGGCCGAGGAACAGTTCGGGTACGGCCAGCAGGGGGTGCTCAAGGTCCCCTGTGACGCGCAGCGTTTTCACCATGTGGTTAACATGGCACGCAAGTCCCCAAAGTACTAA